In the genome of Fusobacterium necrogenes, one region contains:
- the gatB gene encoding Asp-tRNA(Asn)/Glu-tRNA(Gln) amidotransferase subunit GatB, with the protein MREWESVIGLEVHLQLKTGTKVWCGCSADYDNAEANTHTCPICLGHPGALPKLNKKVVEYAVKAGLALNCKINNESSFDRKNYFYPDTPKNYQITQFDNSYAGKGYLEFKLNSGRMVKVGITKLQIEEDAAKSIHAEHESLINFNRASIPLIEIISEPDMRSSEEAYEYLNTLKSVIKYTGISDVSMELGSLRCDANISVMEKGSKVFGTRVEVKNLNSFKAVARAIDYEISRQIETIENGGKIDQETRLWDEETQTTKVMRSKEEAMDYRYFPEPDLLKLVITDEEIEAIRQTMPESKVEKLARFISDYGLPEYDANILCEDIELADYFEKVAKTSGNGKLSANWIMTDVMRILKEKNIDIEKFSISAEHLGEIIALIEKGTISTKIAKELFEIKLTDERAPEIIVKEKGMVQVADTAAIEAMVDEVIANNPKMVEDYKNSDEGRKPRVIKGLIGQVMKLSKGKANPTLVTEIMTKKLS; encoded by the coding sequence ATGAGAGAATGGGAATCAGTAATTGGGCTTGAGGTCCACCTACAATTAAAAACTGGAACAAAGGTTTGGTGTGGTTGTAGTGCTGACTATGACAATGCTGAAGCAAATACACATACTTGTCCTATCTGTTTAGGACACCCAGGGGCATTGCCAAAACTAAATAAAAAAGTAGTAGAGTATGCAGTAAAAGCTGGACTTGCTCTTAACTGTAAAATAAATAATGAGAGTAGTTTTGATAGAAAAAACTATTTCTATCCAGATACTCCAAAGAACTATCAAATTACTCAATTTGATAACTCTTATGCTGGAAAAGGATATCTAGAGTTTAAATTAAATTCTGGAAGAATGGTAAAAGTAGGAATTACAAAGTTACAAATAGAGGAAGATGCAGCAAAATCTATACATGCTGAGCATGAGTCATTAATAAATTTCAACAGAGCATCTATACCATTAATTGAGATAATATCAGAGCCAGATATGAGAAGTTCTGAAGAGGCTTATGAGTATCTTAATACTTTAAAGAGTGTGATAAAATATACTGGTATCAGTGATGTATCGATGGAATTAGGTTCACTTAGATGTGATGCTAATATATCTGTAATGGAAAAAGGGTCAAAAGTTTTTGGAACAAGAGTAGAGGTAAAAAACCTAAACTCATTTAAAGCTGTTGCTAGAGCTATTGATTATGAAATAAGTAGACAGATAGAAACTATTGAAAATGGTGGAAAAATAGACCAAGAAACAAGACTTTGGGATGAGGAAACTCAAACTACAAAGGTAATGAGAAGTAAAGAGGAAGCTATGGACTACAGATATTTCCCAGAGCCAGACTTATTAAAACTTGTTATCACAGATGAAGAGATAGAAGCTATTAGACAAACGATGCCAGAATCTAAAGTTGAAAAGTTAGCTAGATTTATAAGTGACTATGGATTACCTGAATATGATGCTAATATTCTATGTGAAGATATAGAGTTAGCTGATTATTTTGAGAAAGTTGCTAAAACTTCTGGAAATGGAAAGCTAAGTGCTAACTGGATAATGACAGATGTTATGAGAATATTAAAAGAGAAAAATATAGATATAGAAAAATTCTCTATATCTGCTGAGCATCTAGGAGAGATAATAGCTCTTATAGAGAAAGGAACTATCTCTACTAAGATAGCTAAGGAGTTATTTGAGATAAAACTTACTGATGAGAGAGCTCCTGAAATAATTGTAAAAGAAAAAGGAATGGTGCAAGTAGCTGATACTGCTGCTATTGAAGCTATGGTAGATGAGGTAATAGCTAATAATCCTAAGATGGTAGAGGATTATAAAAACTCTGACGAAGGAAGAAAGCCAAGAGTAATTAAAGGGCTGATAGGGCAAGTAATGAAACTTTCTAAAGGAAAGGCAAATCCTACTTTAGTTACTGAGATAATGACTAAAAAATTATCTTAA
- a CDS encoding multicopper oxidase family protein, with protein MKKLLIIPFLLSITFITKGMEHNPHSSHTQKTSHNMSHHSHNTEFEKNKNIQFERKLLLPSKLEGEIINNTRVFNLETQKGEWEFISGKKSKTYGYNGPILGPILSLKRGEKTKINITNNLDEETTVHWHGAIVSQDVDGVHHSDIFPHKTKSVEFILNQPEATLWFHPHPMHKTAKQVYKGLAGLIYLEDENTDKLNLPKTYGVDDFPLVIQDKKLSLDGKLEYTTTHMEKIHGKSGGYLMVNGIVSPFVEIPQGFTRFRVINGSNATNYEIDLQGKKFYQIASDGGLLTFPIEMNKLILAPGERAELLINSKILSEKDYLYVNGTKALEFRKTAKKGIDKLPKNLSTIPEIKEDLSKLKTREFILKTTSKSNTINGTAYDMDKINFQVEKGKKEIWNITNSNGMMDMPHPFHVHGAQFRVIERNGEIPPLNEQGWKDTINLNAGDNVKILIEYTTNGITVYHCHILEHEEMGMMGQFQIK; from the coding sequence ATGAAAAAATTATTAATTATACCATTTTTATTATCAATAACTTTTATTACTAAAGGAATGGAGCATAACCCCCACTCCTCTCATACTCAAAAGACTTCACATAACATGAGCCATCACTCTCATAATACAGAGTTTGAAAAAAATAAAAATATTCAATTTGAAAGAAAACTCTTACTTCCTAGTAAATTAGAAGGAGAGATCATAAATAATACTAGAGTCTTTAACCTAGAAACTCAAAAAGGAGAGTGGGAATTTATAAGTGGCAAAAAGAGTAAAACTTATGGATACAATGGTCCTATATTAGGTCCAATTCTCTCTTTAAAAAGAGGAGAAAAAACTAAAATAAATATTACAAATAACTTAGATGAAGAAACTACTGTTCACTGGCATGGTGCTATTGTATCTCAAGATGTAGATGGAGTTCATCACTCTGATATATTTCCACATAAAACTAAAAGTGTAGAATTTATTTTAAATCAACCTGAAGCAACTCTTTGGTTCCATCCACATCCTATGCACAAAACAGCAAAACAAGTATATAAAGGATTAGCTGGATTAATATATTTAGAAGATGAAAATACAGACAAACTAAATCTTCCTAAGACTTATGGTGTAGATGATTTCCCATTAGTAATTCAAGATAAAAAGTTATCTTTAGATGGAAAATTAGAATATACTACTACTCATATGGAAAAAATCCATGGAAAATCTGGAGGATACTTAATGGTAAATGGAATTGTATCTCCCTTTGTAGAGATACCTCAAGGCTTTACTAGATTTAGAGTTATTAATGGAAGTAATGCTACTAACTATGAAATAGATTTACAAGGAAAAAAATTCTATCAGATAGCTAGTGATGGTGGACTCTTAACTTTTCCTATTGAGATGAATAAACTTATCTTGGCTCCTGGAGAACGTGCAGAACTTCTTATAAATAGTAAGATTTTATCTGAAAAAGATTATCTTTATGTTAATGGTACTAAAGCTTTAGAATTTAGAAAAACAGCTAAAAAAGGTATTGATAAACTACCTAAGAATTTATCAACTATACCTGAGATAAAAGAAGATTTATCAAAACTAAAAACAAGGGAATTTATTTTAAAAACTACTTCTAAATCTAATACTATAAATGGTACAGCATATGATATGGATAAAATTAATTTCCAAGTAGAAAAAGGAAAAAAAGAGATTTGGAATATTACTAATAGCAATGGTATGATGGATATGCCACATCCATTCCATGTACATGGAGCACAATTTAGAGTTATTGAAAGAAATGGAGAAATCCCACCTCTTAATGAACAAGGATGGAAAGATACTATCAATCTAAATGCTGGGGATAATGTTAAAATTTTAATTGAGTATACAACTAATGGTATTACTGTTTATCATTGCCACATCTTAGAGCATGAAGAGATGGGAATGATGGGACAGTTTCAAATAAAATAA
- a CDS encoding cytochrome c biogenesis CcdA family protein, with product MIGDEILYSYAYIAGLLSFFSPCIFPILPIYFGILSTGGKTSIIKTIFFILGLSTAFILLGFGAGLLGNILASSYFRISSGIIIIFFGLIQSEILKIPFLERTKMLQIESGRGGVIESYLLGFGFSLGWTPCIGPILASILFVAGNRENIFYASFLMMVYVMGLATPFLIISLSSKYFFEKLSFLKKYLEKIKKIGGIIIIIMGVLLIFNQLNIFL from the coding sequence ATGATAGGAGATGAGATATTATATAGTTATGCTTATATAGCAGGACTTCTTTCATTTTTTTCTCCTTGTATTTTTCCAATATTACCTATTTATTTTGGAATTTTAAGCACAGGAGGAAAAACTTCAATAATCAAGACAATATTTTTTATTTTAGGCTTGTCTACGGCTTTTATACTATTAGGATTTGGAGCTGGCCTTTTAGGAAATATTTTAGCAAGTAGTTATTTTAGAATTTCTAGTGGAATAATAATTATTTTCTTCGGATTAATTCAAAGCGAGATTTTAAAAATACCATTTTTAGAAAGAACAAAAATGTTACAAATAGAAAGTGGACGAGGAGGTGTAATTGAAAGTTATCTTTTAGGATTCGGATTCAGTTTAGGATGGACTCCATGTATCGGGCCAATTCTAGCTTCCATCTTATTTGTAGCAGGAAATAGAGAAAATATTTTTTATGCAAGTTTTTTAATGATGGTATATGTTATGGGATTAGCAACACCTTTTTTAATTATATCTTTATCGTCTAAATATTTTTTTGAAAAATTATCATTTTTAAAGAAATATTTAGAAAAGATTAAAAAAATTGGTGGAATAATTATTATAATAATGGGAGTCTTACTTATTTTTAATCAATTGAATATTTTTTTATAA